One Cucurbita pepo subsp. pepo cultivar mu-cu-16 chromosome LG20, ASM280686v2, whole genome shotgun sequence genomic window carries:
- the LOC111783629 gene encoding 40S ribosomal protein S15a-1-like, whose amino-acid sequence MVRISVLNDALKSMYNAEKRGKRQVMIRPSSKVIIKFLMVMQKHGYIGEFEYVDDHRSGKIVVELNGRLNKCGVISPRFDVGVKEIEGWTARLLPSRQFGFIVLTTSAGIMDHEEARRKNVGGKVLGFFY is encoded by the exons ATGGTCAGAATTAGTGTTTTGAACGATGCTCTTAAGAGCATGTACAATGCAGAGAAGAGGGGGAAACGACAGGTCATGATCAGGCCGTCCTCCAAAGTGATCATAAAGTTTCTGATGGTGATGCAGAAGCATG GATACATTGGGGAATTTGAGTATGTTGATGATCATAGATCTGGGAAAATTGTTGTTGAACTGAACGGCAGGCTGAACAAATGTGGGGTTATTAGTCCTCGTTTCGATGTGGGTGTTAAGGAAATTGAAGGCTGGACTGCTAGGCTGCTCCCATCCAGACAG TTTGGATTCATCGTGCTGACAACATCTGCGGGAATTATGGATCATGAAGAAGCTAGAAGGAAGAATGTTGGAGGTAAAGTTCTTGGTTTCTTCTACTGA